A genomic region of Aquificaceae bacterium contains the following coding sequences:
- a CDS encoding NADH-quinone oxidoreductase subunit A, whose amino-acid sequence MEYVGILLFFFIALFIGLAFSFLNDLLGPKTKEKMEGYPYECGVPLYDPEARGVFKQGYYLLGISLILFDIEVAFLFPWVVVFEEVGLYGLVGALLFIFILTLGLAYEWKKGALKWQF is encoded by the coding sequence ATGGAGTACGTAGGCATTTTGCTGTTTTTCTTTATCGCCTTGTTTATAGGACTTGCCTTTAGTTTTCTCAATGACCTACTTGGTCCAAAGACAAAGGAAAAAATGGAAGGCTATCCCTACGAATGCGGTGTTCCTCTGTATGACCCAGAGGCAAGAGGAGTTTTTAAGCAGGGTTATTATTTGTTAGGTATTTCTCTTATTCTTTTTGACATTGAGGTAGCCTTTCTCTTTCCATGGGTAGTTGTCTTTGAAGAGGTAGGTCTTTATGGACTTGTGGGGGCATTGCTGTTTATCTTTATTCTTACCCTTGGTCTTGCTTACGAGTGGAAGAAGGGGGCTCTCAAGTGGCAGTTTTAG
- the nuoH gene encoding NADH-quinone oxidoreductase subunit NuoH, protein MELWLSLLITLIKILVVLGVFLGVGAYLTWFERKLAGHIQARMGPKLVGPFGLLQPLADGIKLLTKESVIPQNADKPVYYLAVVMALAPALLLFSVIPFGPEFTLFGYQIKPIIADVNIALLLVFAFGSLAVYGTIFSGWASNSKYAFLGSLRKASVIISYEVVLGFSVLGVILLAGTMSTTGIVQAQIERGVWFIVYQPVAFILYLFCMLAESGRVPFDIQEAEAELVTGYNVEYGGMRFGVFPLAEWYLNVMALSAIAVVLFFGGWSGPHIFGPLSPYLWFLIKMFALVFFVLWLHWTLPRFQAKDITEIGWKIMLPISIVNVVLTAVLAYIL, encoded by the coding sequence ATGGAGTTGTGGCTTTCTCTTTTGATAACTCTCATTAAAATTCTCGTGGTTCTTGGTGTTTTCCTCGGAGTAGGTGCATATCTTACGTGGTTTGAGAGAAAGTTAGCAGGACATATTCAGGCTCGCATGGGTCCAAAATTGGTAGGTCCCTTTGGGCTTTTGCAACCCTTGGCGGACGGCATAAAACTCTTAACAAAGGAGTCTGTTATTCCTCAAAATGCGGACAAGCCAGTGTATTACTTAGCGGTAGTTATGGCTCTTGCACCTGCTTTACTTCTCTTTTCTGTCATACCCTTTGGTCCTGAGTTTACCCTTTTTGGTTATCAGATAAAACCCATAATAGCGGACGTGAACATAGCTTTGCTTTTGGTTTTTGCTTTTGGTTCTCTGGCGGTATACGGAACCATATTCTCTGGATGGGCTTCTAACTCCAAATATGCCTTTCTTGGTTCTCTTAGGAAGGCTTCGGTGATAATAAGCTACGAAGTAGTGCTTGGTTTTTCTGTGCTTGGTGTTATTCTCCTCGCTGGCACTATGAGCACTACGGGTATAGTGCAAGCTCAGATAGAAAGGGGTGTATGGTTTATAGTCTACCAACCAGTTGCCTTTATTCTATACCTTTTCTGTATGCTTGCGGAATCTGGAAGAGTTCCCTTTGACATCCAAGAAGCAGAAGCTGAGCTCGTTACAGGTTATAACGTGGAATATGGCGGTATGAGGTTTGGAGTGTTTCCATTAGCGGAGTGGTATTTAAATGTTATGGCACTGTCCGCTATAGCTGTAGTGCTTTTCTTTGGTGGATGGTCAGGACCACATATCTTTGGACCCTTGTCTCCTTACCTTTGGTTTCTCATAAAGATGTTTGCTCTTGTCTTTTTTGTGCTATGGCTACACTGGACACTGCCAAGGTTTCAAGCAAAGGATATAACTGAAATAGGCTGGAAGATAATGCTACCCATATCCATAGTGAACGTGGTTTTAACCGCAGTGTTAGCTTATATTCTATAG
- a CDS encoding Uma2 family endonuclease, with the protein MTTKDLLTYKDLKDLPKEGRYEVVEGRLLGMSPAGGWHSRAVAKITERLIRSLEDTKKGYVLAGELGLLIKKEPLTLRASDIAFYSKEKLSHIPKGFLHEPPDLVVEVIAEETSMEYFEEKLRDYMNFGVGRMVFVDLIKRLVLVVDEERRISVHSFEEEVEVYKGVKINFARTVEEAGL; encoded by the coding sequence ATGACTACCAAAGACCTACTTACCTACAAAGACCTAAAGGATTTGCCAAAGGAAGGCAGATACGAAGTGGTAGAAGGGAGGTTATTGGGAATGTCTCCAGCAGGGGGTTGGCACTCAAGGGCGGTAGCAAAGATAACAGAAAGGTTAATAAGGTCTCTTGAAGACACTAAGAAGGGCTATGTGCTTGCAGGGGAGCTTGGACTTCTCATAAAGAAAGAGCCGTTGACCTTGAGGGCTTCCGATATAGCCTTCTATTCAAAGGAAAAGCTAAGCCACATTCCAAAGGGCTTTTTACACGAACCGCCGGACCTTGTGGTAGAGGTGATAGCAGAAGAGACTTCAATGGAATACTTTGAGGAAAAGTTGAGAGACTATATGAACTTTGGAGTAGGCAGGATGGTTTTTGTAGACCTCATTAAAAGGCTTGTCTTGGTGGTGGACGAAGAAAGAAGGATTAGCGTCCACTCCTTTGAGGAAGAAGTGGAAGTTTACAAGGGAGTTAAGATAAACTTTGCAAGAACCGTAGAGGAGGCGGGCTTGTGA
- the nuoD gene encoding NADH dehydrogenase (quinone) subunit D, whose protein sequence is MPWMNRAVAERVKFEFKDVEIEFTKHTTNLHIKQERLIDLLKHLREKEGYKLFIDHTCIDFPDKKERFQGIYILYNPDTNERVIVKTWAKDGKLPSLEKLWPCAKWAEREAYDMFGVVYEGHENLRRMFMWEGYPYFPLRKDFPLQGIPEVELPSLTELYAGRTEPPSHDYELMHTRVATLEDLERTEKSRLQKKAQLVLNWGPLHPGTHGTIWFLFDLDGERVVQSDIILGQLHRGMEKIAENLYYFQFLPYTDRMDYISAICNELSYVTAVEKLLGVEVPEKARYIRTMFAELQRINSHLLWLGTGALDLGALTVFLYAFREREKIMDIIEGNAGYRLTSAFLRIGGVHYDLAEGTLEVVKAFIKDFPNRLKEYHNLLTRNRIWLRRTKDIGVISREDVFNYGLTGPVARGSGVPYDIRKLEPYAAYDEVEFDIPVGEVGDVYDRYLVRMEEMVQSLRIIEQCVAKLEKLPKSAPYVNKEHPAVMAPKEYVFMDLEDMVKNFRIVVHGESAPPGEVYSSGENPRGELGFYIYSTGGSKPYRLRIRSGALYNLSIFPKLIQDGTIADAIALLGSLDPVVGETDR, encoded by the coding sequence ATGCCTTGGATGAACAGAGCGGTAGCGGAAAGAGTGAAGTTTGAGTTTAAGGATGTGGAGATAGAGTTTACAAAACATACGACAAACTTGCATATAAAACAGGAAAGGCTTATAGACCTACTTAAACATCTAAGGGAAAAGGAAGGTTACAAACTCTTTATAGACCATACGTGCATAGACTTTCCTGATAAAAAAGAAAGGTTTCAAGGCATTTACATACTCTATAACCCAGATACCAATGAAAGGGTAATAGTTAAGACTTGGGCAAAAGATGGAAAACTACCTTCCTTGGAAAAACTCTGGCCCTGTGCCAAATGGGCAGAGAGAGAAGCATACGATATGTTCGGCGTGGTTTATGAGGGGCACGAAAACCTAAGAAGAATGTTTATGTGGGAAGGCTATCCATACTTCCCTCTTAGAAAAGATTTTCCTCTACAGGGTATTCCAGAAGTGGAGCTCCCCTCTTTAACTGAGCTATACGCAGGGAGGACAGAGCCACCAAGCCATGACTATGAGCTTATGCATACAAGGGTGGCAACTCTTGAAGACCTTGAGAGAACAGAAAAGTCAAGACTTCAAAAAAAGGCACAGCTTGTGCTAAACTGGGGACCACTGCACCCTGGAACCCACGGCACTATATGGTTTTTGTTTGACTTGGATGGTGAGAGAGTAGTCCAGTCGGACATCATTCTTGGACAGCTCCACAGAGGAATGGAAAAGATAGCAGAGAACTTATACTACTTCCAATTCCTGCCTTACACAGACCGTATGGACTATATTTCTGCTATCTGCAATGAGCTTTCTTATGTGACCGCTGTGGAAAAACTGCTGGGTGTGGAAGTGCCAGAAAAGGCTCGCTACATAAGGACTATGTTCGCAGAACTTCAAAGGATAAACTCTCACCTGCTGTGGCTCGGCACTGGTGCTCTTGACCTTGGAGCGTTGACTGTTTTCCTATACGCTTTCAGAGAAAGGGAAAAGATAATGGATATTATAGAAGGAAACGCTGGCTACAGGCTAACCTCTGCCTTCTTGAGAATAGGTGGAGTCCATTATGACCTTGCGGAAGGCACTTTGGAGGTGGTAAAAGCCTTTATAAAAGACTTTCCCAACAGACTTAAGGAGTATCACAACCTGCTTACAAGAAATCGCATATGGTTAAGAAGGACAAAGGACATTGGTGTTATAAGTAGGGAAGATGTATTTAATTACGGTCTTACTGGTCCTGTAGCCAGAGGTTCTGGAGTGCCCTACGATATAAGGAAACTTGAACCCTATGCTGCTTATGATGAGGTGGAATTTGATATTCCTGTAGGTGAGGTGGGGGATGTCTACGACAGGTATTTGGTGCGTATGGAGGAAATGGTGCAAAGCCTAAGAATAATAGAGCAGTGCGTGGCAAAGCTGGAGAAACTTCCCAAGTCCGCACCTTATGTAAACAAGGAGCATCCAGCGGTAATGGCACCTAAGGAGTATGTCTTTATGGACCTTGAGGACATGGTAAAGAACTTCCGTATAGTGGTGCACGGAGAATCCGCACCACCAGGAGAGGTGTACTCCAGTGGAGAAAACCCGAGGGGAGAACTTGGCTTTTACATATACTCCACAGGAGGCTCAAAGCCTTACAGACTAAGGATTAGGTCGGGAGCTCTCTATAACCTTTCCATATTCCCAAAGCTCATACAGGATGGGACAATTGCAGATGCCATAGCCCTATTGGGAAGCCTTGACCCAGTGGTGGGAGAAACAGACAGATGA
- a CDS encoding Uma2 family endonuclease produces PKEGRYEVVEGRLLGMSPAGGWHSRAVAKITERLIRSLEDTKKGYVLAGELGLLIKKEPLTLRASDIAFYSKEKLSHIPKGFLHEPPDLVVEVIAEETSMEYFEEKLRDYMNFGVGRMVFVDLIKRLVLVVDEERRISVHSFEEEVEVYKGVKWKFSEILEVV; encoded by the coding sequence TGCCAAAGGAAGGCAGATACGAAGTGGTAGAAGGGAGGTTATTGGGAATGTCTCCAGCAGGGGGTTGGCACTCAAGGGCGGTAGCAAAGATAACAGAAAGGTTAATAAGGTCTCTTGAAGACACTAAGAAGGGCTATGTGCTTGCAGGGGAGCTTGGACTTCTCATAAAGAAAGAGCCGTTGACCTTGAGGGCTTCCGATATAGCCTTCTATTCAAAGGAAAAGCTAAGCCACATTCCAAAGGGCTTTTTACACGAACCGCCGGACCTTGTGGTAGAGGTGATAGCAGAAGAGACTTCAATGGAATACTTTGAGGAAAAGTTGAGAGACTATATGAACTTTGGAGTAGGCAGGATGGTTTTTGTAGACCTCATTAAAAGGCTTGTCTTGGTGGTGGACGAAGAAAGAAGGATTAGCGTCCACTCCTTTGAGGAAGAAGTGGAAGTTTACAAGGGAGTTAAGTGGAAATTTTCAGAAATTTTGGAGGTAGTGTGA
- a CDS encoding NADH-quinone oxidoreductase subunit B family protein encodes MAMLNSNGFVLTTVDELLSWARRNALWPLTIGLACCAIEMMHAAASRFDLDRLGVIFRASPRQADLLIVAGTVVNKVAPMLKLLWEQMPDPKWCISMGGCASAGGPFPTYSTLQGVDRIIPVDVYIPGCPPHPQGLLYGILQLQKKIKEKGVKKYDKAFEEFKKDMERQGFISREITV; translated from the coding sequence ATGGCTATGCTTAATTCTAACGGCTTTGTTTTGACAACGGTGGATGAGCTACTAAGCTGGGCCAGACGCAACGCCTTGTGGCCGCTTACCATAGGACTTGCCTGTTGTGCTATAGAGATGATGCACGCTGCGGCTTCAAGGTTTGACCTTGATAGGCTTGGTGTTATATTTAGAGCCTCTCCAAGGCAGGCAGACCTTCTTATAGTGGCTGGCACTGTGGTTAACAAGGTGGCACCCATGCTAAAGCTCCTTTGGGAACAGATGCCAGACCCTAAGTGGTGTATATCCATGGGAGGTTGTGCGTCCGCAGGTGGTCCTTTTCCCACTTACTCAACATTACAAGGTGTAGATAGAATAATACCAGTGGATGTTTACATACCCGGTTGCCCACCACACCCTCAAGGATTACTCTATGGTATACTTCAACTTCAGAAGAAGATAAAAGAAAAAGGCGTCAAGAAATACGACAAAGCTTTTGAAGAGTTTAAAAAGGATATGGAGCGTCAAGGTTTTATCTCAAGAGAAATAACTGTATGA